One segment of Candidatus Pelagibacter ubique HTCC1062 DNA contains the following:
- a CDS encoding Re/Si-specific NAD(P)(+) transhydrogenase subunit alpha: protein MRIVSILENQNIDKRIAITPEIAKKYIALGFQITLVEKYGEHLGFKDSDYKELGVEISTDETQILSKANIIIQLGLLSDENLSNLKENQTLIGVFNPYNNKEKIENLSKKNINVFSLEMLPRITRAQSMDILSSQANLAGYKTVIESFANFEKAIPMMMTAAGTIPAAKVLVVGAGVAGLQAIATAKRMGAIVFATDVRMASKEQVESLGGKFLTVEGSENLETEGGYAKEASEEFKKKQEDLLAETLKKIDIVICTALIPGKKAPLIIKGSMIDNMQSGSVIYDLAAVQGGNAEFTEVDKVVVKNGVKIMGETNILNKLPVSASNLYSKNVFNFVSNLYDKENNKININLEDEIIEKTLIK from the coding sequence ATGAGAATTGTTTCAATTTTAGAAAATCAAAATATTGATAAAAGAATTGCTATCACTCCTGAAATTGCAAAAAAATATATAGCTCTTGGTTTTCAAATTACATTAGTTGAAAAATATGGGGAGCATCTAGGTTTTAAGGATAGTGACTACAAAGAGTTAGGTGTTGAAATTTCTACTGACGAAACACAAATATTAAGTAAAGCTAATATTATTATTCAGTTAGGGTTACTATCTGATGAAAATCTTTCAAATTTAAAAGAAAACCAAACACTCATTGGAGTATTTAATCCTTATAATAATAAAGAAAAAATAGAAAATTTGTCTAAAAAAAATATAAATGTTTTTTCTTTAGAAATGTTACCAAGAATTACTAGAGCTCAATCAATGGATATACTTTCATCTCAAGCTAACCTTGCTGGTTATAAAACAGTAATAGAGTCGTTTGCAAATTTTGAAAAAGCAATACCCATGATGATGACAGCAGCTGGCACTATTCCAGCTGCAAAAGTATTGGTGGTTGGTGCGGGTGTGGCTGGTCTTCAAGCAATTGCAACAGCAAAAAGAATGGGTGCAATAGTTTTTGCGACAGATGTTAGAATGGCTTCAAAAGAACAAGTTGAAAGCTTAGGTGGAAAATTTTTAACAGTTGAAGGATCTGAAAATTTAGAGACAGAAGGGGGTTATGCAAAAGAAGCATCTGAAGAATTTAAAAAAAAACAAGAAGATCTTTTAGCTGAAACTTTAAAAAAAATTGATATTGTAATATGTACTGCTTTAATTCCAGGCAAAAAAGCTCCATTAATTATTAAAGGTTCTATGATTGATAATATGCAATCAGGCTCTGTTATTTATGACTTAGCTGCAGTTCAGGGTGGAAATGCAGAATTTACTGAAGTTGATAAAGTTGTAGTTAAAAATGGAGTAAAGATTATGGGTGAAACAAATATCCTTAATAAACTTCCTGTTTCAGCTTCAAATCTATATTCAAAAAATGTATTTAATTTTGTGTCAAATTTATATGATAAAGAAAATAATAAGATTAATATTAATTTAGAAGATGAGATAATTGAAAAAACTTTAATAAAATAG
- the gmd gene encoding GDP-mannose 4,6-dehydratase, which translates to MKKKAIIFGITGQDGSYLAELLLKKKYEVHGVKRRSSSLNTSRIDHLYQDPNETKKNFYLHYGDVTDSFSISSLINKIRPDEIYNLAAQSHVAVSFEVPEYTANADAIGALRILESIRSNKLEKKTKFYQAGTSEMFGKVQTVPQNEKTPFYPRSPYGVAKVYAHWVTVNYRESYNIFACNGILFNHESPVRGETFVTKKIVNALCKINIGKQKKLYLGNLDARRDWGHAKDYVIAMWKMMQKKIPGDYVIATGKQYSVKDFVNLVLRELKMKFKWKGNGINTRCYDQNNNCIIECSRKYFRPLEVDTLLGDPRKAKKELKWKPNYKINDLVKEMVYYENLMLTKND; encoded by the coding sequence ATGAAAAAAAAAGCAATTATTTTTGGTATTACAGGTCAGGATGGCTCTTATTTAGCAGAATTACTTTTAAAAAAGAAATACGAGGTTCATGGAGTTAAAAGAAGATCCTCATCTTTAAATACTAGTAGAATAGATCATTTATATCAAGATCCAAACGAAACAAAAAAAAACTTTTATCTACACTATGGAGATGTGACTGATAGTTTTTCAATTTCATCTTTAATTAATAAAATAAGACCAGATGAAATATATAATCTTGCTGCACAATCTCATGTTGCCGTATCTTTTGAAGTACCAGAATATACTGCTAATGCAGATGCTATCGGTGCATTAAGAATTTTAGAGTCAATACGAAGTAATAAACTTGAAAAAAAAACAAAATTTTATCAAGCTGGTACTTCAGAAATGTTTGGTAAAGTTCAAACAGTGCCTCAAAATGAAAAAACACCATTTTATCCAAGAAGTCCGTATGGAGTAGCCAAAGTTTATGCACACTGGGTTACAGTAAATTATAGAGAGTCATATAATATATTTGCTTGTAATGGAATTTTGTTTAATCACGAAAGCCCTGTAAGAGGCGAGACCTTTGTTACAAAAAAAATTGTTAATGCTCTTTGCAAAATCAATATAGGAAAACAAAAAAAACTTTATCTTGGAAATTTAGATGCCAGGAGAGACTGGGGGCACGCTAAAGACTATGTTATTGCAATGTGGAAAATGATGCAGAAAAAAATACCAGGTGATTATGTTATAGCAACTGGCAAGCAATATTCAGTAAAAGACTTTGTTAATTTAGTTCTAAGGGAATTGAAAATGAAATTTAAGTGGAAAGGAAATGGTATTAATACAAGGTGTTATGATCAAAACAATAATTGTATAATCGAATGTAGTAGAAAGTATTTTAGACCTTTAGAGGTAGATACTTTACTTGGTGATCCGCGTAAAGCAAAAAAAGAATTAAAATGGAAACCTAATTATAAAATAAATGATTTAGTTAAGGAGATGGTTTATTATGAAAATCTCATGCTAACTAAAAATGATTAA
- a CDS encoding NAD(P)(+) transhydrogenase (Re/Si-specific) subunit beta — translation MSANLSAIFYLVSGVLFILALRGLSSPETSRQGNFFGILGMVIAITVTFLSVGSFSSGLIYVLIFLLVGGLIGAFIAYKIPMTAMPELVAGFHSLVGLSAVFVAISAFLNPEAFNLGSPGAIKLASLIEMSIGAAVGAITFSGSIIAFLKLQGIMSGSPITFKGQHFLNALLLFSILVLTYLLCSSQSSNFFWILIAVSFLIGFLLIIPIGGADMPVVISMLNSYSGWAAAGIGFTLENTALIITGALVGSSGAILSYIMCKGMNRSFFNVILGGFGATEQSASTGNKEQRPVKSGNAEDAAFLMKNASSVIIVPGYGMAVAQAQHALREMVDTLKKNDIKVTYAIHPVAGRMPGHMNVLLAEANVPYDEVFELEEINNDFANADVAFVIGANDVTNPIAKTDPQSPIYGMPVLDVEKCKSVLFVKRSLSPGYAGIDNELFYKDNTLMLFADAKKMTEDITKNL, via the coding sequence ATGTCAGCAAATTTATCAGCAATATTTTATTTAGTTTCAGGAGTTCTATTCATATTGGCATTAAGAGGTCTTTCATCGCCAGAAACCTCAAGACAGGGTAATTTTTTTGGAATTTTAGGAATGGTGATAGCTATTACTGTTACCTTTTTATCAGTTGGCAGTTTTTCTAGTGGGCTTATTTACGTACTGATTTTTTTATTAGTAGGTGGACTTATAGGGGCATTCATCGCTTATAAGATACCAATGACAGCTATGCCAGAGTTAGTAGCGGGGTTTCATAGCTTAGTTGGGCTATCAGCAGTTTTTGTTGCAATCTCAGCTTTCTTAAATCCGGAGGCATTTAATTTAGGATCACCCGGAGCCATTAAACTTGCAAGCTTAATTGAAATGTCAATTGGAGCTGCAGTTGGTGCAATAACATTCTCAGGCTCAATAATTGCCTTTTTAAAACTTCAAGGAATAATGTCAGGGTCACCAATAACTTTTAAAGGGCAGCATTTTCTTAATGCTTTATTGTTATTTTCAATTTTAGTTTTAACTTACTTATTATGCTCATCCCAGTCCTCTAATTTCTTTTGGATATTAATAGCAGTTTCATTTTTAATAGGATTTTTATTAATCATCCCAATTGGTGGAGCAGATATGCCTGTAGTGATTTCAATGTTAAATTCATACTCTGGTTGGGCTGCAGCAGGAATTGGTTTTACTTTAGAAAATACTGCATTAATTATAACAGGTGCTCTTGTTGGATCTTCTGGTGCAATTTTATCCTACATAATGTGTAAAGGTATGAACCGTTCTTTCTTTAATGTAATTTTAGGTGGATTTGGTGCAACAGAACAATCAGCATCAACTGGAAATAAAGAACAAAGACCAGTTAAGAGTGGTAATGCGGAAGACGCAGCCTTCTTAATGAAAAATGCATCATCTGTTATAATTGTTCCAGGTTATGGAATGGCGGTTGCTCAAGCACAACACGCATTAAGAGAAATGGTAGACACGTTAAAGAAAAATGATATTAAAGTTACTTATGCAATTCATCCTGTTGCAGGAAGAATGCCGGGGCATATGAATGTATTGTTAGCTGAAGCTAATGTTCCATATGATGAAGTTTTTGAACTTGAAGAAATCAATAATGATTTTGCTAATGCAGATGTTGCATTTGTAATTGGGGCAAATGATGTAACAAACCCTATTGCAAAAACAGATCCACAAAGTCCAATTTACGGAATGCCAGTTCTTGATGTTGAAAAATGTAAATCAGTATTATTTGTAAAGAGAAGTTTATCTCCTGGATACGCTGGAATTGATAATGAATTATTCTATAAAGATAATACTTTAATGCTATTTGCAGATGCAAAAAAAATGACTGAGGATATAACTAAAAATCTTTAA
- a CDS encoding O-antigen ligase family protein: protein MHLYQNKKDTLLYLLYVFPIILVFSKFLAEILILVTLCYLILFNKKVTFQIIKKDFFFKSFLVYICILIILSFFSADILPSLKRSVSYFRFIFFIIFIKYFFLTNEKRFINFLLITSLFLIILSLDIFFQFFNGKDILGHPSVSEGKRNSGFFGDEFIAGGYIVLFFFPCLLLSNINKYKNIILFLIIIFPTTIVITGERSSLFLMFLGLILSLPLLIRDKRLSIALISSLILMTLTINFSSNVNNRIIQTTISQVTKGFDNKYFQNKEFVKEYDENSINNKKNRIGFLNSGWGAHILTAVEIWRDYPIYGSGLKTFRKLCSNEKYEKIKSLNFKNRCATHPHQIYFEILSETGVIGFFSIIIIFIIILNRMFKILIVNKKEYSSILVLFTPIIIKLWPLTTTGSFFSNYNLILLSFFIGFVLSLENLDINKLTKFS from the coding sequence ATGCATCTTTATCAAAATAAAAAAGATACATTATTATACCTACTTTATGTATTTCCAATAATTTTGGTTTTTAGCAAGTTCTTAGCAGAAATTTTAATTTTAGTTACTTTATGCTACCTTATTTTGTTTAATAAAAAAGTTACTTTTCAAATAATTAAAAAAGATTTTTTTTTTAAAAGTTTTTTAGTTTATATTTGTATATTAATAATTTTATCATTTTTTTCAGCAGATATTCTACCGTCGTTGAAGAGATCAGTTAGCTATTTTCGATTTATATTTTTTATAATTTTTATAAAATATTTTTTTTTAACAAATGAGAAAAGATTTATTAATTTTTTACTAATTACATCTTTATTTTTGATAATATTATCATTAGATATATTTTTTCAATTTTTTAATGGAAAAGATATTTTAGGCCATCCAAGTGTATCGGAGGGCAAAAGAAATTCAGGTTTTTTTGGCGATGAATTTATAGCTGGAGGATATATTGTTTTATTTTTTTTTCCATGTCTATTACTTTCAAATATTAACAAATATAAAAATATAATATTGTTTTTGATAATAATATTTCCTACCACGATTGTAATCACAGGTGAGAGATCTAGTTTATTTTTGATGTTTCTGGGTCTAATTTTATCTTTACCCCTACTAATTAGAGATAAAAGATTATCAATTGCACTAATTTCATCATTAATATTAATGACTTTAACAATAAATTTTTCTTCAAATGTAAATAATAGAATTATTCAAACTACCATAAGTCAAGTAACTAAAGGATTTGATAATAAATATTTCCAGAACAAAGAATTTGTTAAAGAGTATGATGAAAACTCTATAAATAATAAAAAAAATAGAATTGGTTTTTTAAACTCTGGATGGGGGGCCCACATCTTAACAGCTGTAGAGATATGGAGAGACTATCCAATATATGGAAGTGGGCTTAAAACATTTAGAAAATTATGCTCCAATGAAAAATATGAAAAAATTAAATCTTTAAATTTTAAAAATAGATGTGCCACACATCCACATCAAATATATTTTGAAATATTAAGTGAAACTGGAGTTATAGGTTTTTTTTCAATAATAATAATATTTATAATAATTCTTAATAGAATGTTTAAGATTTTGATTGTTAATAAAAAAGAATATAGCAGTATCTTAGTTTTATTTACACCTATAATTATCAAATTGTGGCCACTTACTACTACTGGAAGCTTTTTTAGTAATTATAATTTAATTTTATTAAGTTTTTTTATTGGATTTGTATTAAGTTTAGAAAATCTTGATATTAATAAACTAACTAAGTTTTCTTAA
- a CDS encoding FAD-dependent oxidoreductase: MIYDYTIIGGGIAGIAIAESLSRNSDKVILIEKEKELMSKSSSDQHGWFHIGSLYAFLDNNNYLKGLIKNTKDIITYYSHFENLNMYLDKNGFLKFKKKNNGWFQTKDVKYLIASRNNKDLDDKHIFKKIKNIFAWEKKIKKFISRHNTLRTHNLNKHESPTTISNSNYFNYNKKRILKPNFSNLFINKDEFFLMNGFDKPMRSKLIYADLLESFYLNRGKCLLSYTFSKIIEKKNYCELNFKNKKKKIFSKKVIFANGTGLKKLVKDISIYESPLMVTYPKIFNKNIVKLTPNNNNTINHFLHESQNDFYSVIGSGLSCKLGDNKDKARVLKKFKNTCRLFFKNFDKIDFKKIYFGKKVEFTKKTKRNYDFKIFELSKKSVAVLPGKFSMSFNLATNIYRRFNNQQDPPLLRLKKNLRLSKDISNTRHYKMVKKYKSKIS; the protein is encoded by the coding sequence ATGATTTATGATTATACGATAATAGGTGGGGGAATTGCAGGCATTGCTATAGCAGAGTCCTTATCAAGAAACTCTGATAAAGTAATTTTAATCGAAAAAGAAAAGGAACTTATGAGCAAAAGTAGCTCAGATCAACATGGCTGGTTCCATATTGGAAGCCTTTATGCCTTTTTAGATAATAACAACTATTTAAAAGGATTAATTAAAAATACAAAAGATATAATTACATATTATTCCCATTTTGAAAATTTAAATATGTACTTAGATAAAAATGGTTTTTTAAAATTTAAAAAAAAGAACAATGGATGGTTTCAAACCAAAGATGTAAAATACTTAATAGCATCTAGAAATAATAAAGATTTAGATGATAAGCATATTTTTAAGAAAATCAAAAATATATTTGCTTGGGAAAAAAAAATTAAAAAATTTATTTCACGACATAATACGCTAAGAACACATAATTTAAATAAACACGAGTCCCCCACTACAATCTCAAATTCAAACTATTTTAATTATAATAAAAAAAGAATTTTAAAGCCAAATTTTAGTAATTTATTTATAAACAAAGATGAATTTTTTCTAATGAATGGCTTTGATAAACCAATGAGGTCCAAGTTAATTTATGCAGATCTGCTGGAGTCTTTTTATCTAAACAGAGGTAAATGCTTATTGAGTTACACCTTTTCAAAAATTATTGAAAAAAAAAATTACTGTGAACTGAATTTTAAAAATAAAAAAAAAAAGATTTTTTCTAAAAAAGTAATATTTGCTAATGGCACAGGTCTAAAAAAACTAGTTAAAGATATCAGTATTTATGAGTCTCCTCTAATGGTTACCTATCCTAAAATTTTCAATAAAAATATTGTAAAGTTAACTCCAAATAATAACAATACAATAAATCACTTCTTGCATGAGTCACAGAATGATTTTTATTCCGTAATAGGATCGGGATTGAGTTGTAAACTTGGGGATAATAAAGATAAAGCGAGGGTTTTAAAAAAATTTAAGAATACATGTAGATTATTTTTTAAAAACTTTGACAAAATTGATTTTAAAAAAATTTATTTTGGCAAAAAGGTTGAATTTACAAAAAAAACTAAAAGAAATTATGATTTTAAAATATTTGAATTATCAAAAAAGTCAGTTGCAGTTTTACCTGGTAAATTTTCCATGTCATTTAACTTGGCAACAAATATTTATAGAAGATTTAACAACCAACAAGATCCACCATTATTAAGATTAAAAAAAAATTTAAGATTAAGTAAAGATATTTCTAATACAAGACATTATAAAATGGTAAAAAAATATAAAAGTAAAATTTCATAA
- a CDS encoding proton-translocating transhydrogenase family protein produces MEIDPFIFRLSIFILSIFIGYYVVWSVTPSLHTPLMSVTNAISSVIIVGAIIAGLAGSTENVFTISNILGFLAISLAAINIFGGFLVTQRMLQMYKKKKKDK; encoded by the coding sequence ATGGAAATAGACCCTTTTATATTTAGATTAAGCATATTTATTTTATCAATTTTCATTGGCTATTACGTTGTATGGAGTGTAACTCCATCTCTACATACACCATTAATGTCAGTGACTAACGCAATATCATCCGTAATTATTGTTGGTGCTATAATTGCAGGGTTGGCCGGAAGTACAGAGAATGTTTTTACAATTTCGAACATTCTTGGTTTTTTAGCAATATCTCTTGCTGCTATTAATATATTTGGAGGATTTTTAGTTACTCAAAGGATGCTTCAAATGTATAAAAAAAAAAAGAAAGATAAATAA
- a CDS encoding NAD-dependent epimerase/dehydratase family protein, with amino-acid sequence MKNLIIVTGGAGFVGSNLIELLLKKTKYKILSIDNYSSGLKKNHIKNKRLKYIKGHTKNITKLLASKKKKIKVIFHFGEFARIYQSFLKMNECIDANSVGSNEVFNFCFLNKIKLIYSATSASIGNNGEDKNLSPYAFTKSKNLELLENLKKWFGFKFEIIYFYNVYGPNQIENGEMATVIGIFENQYNNNKYLTVVKPGSQTRRFTHIKDTVDACYLAFKRNKNRHYSISHKKSYSILEVAKMFTHKIKFIPARPGERFASALTNMNLSNKVYKLYGKINLKNYIKSLKNK; translated from the coding sequence ATGAAAAATTTAATTATTGTAACAGGTGGAGCAGGTTTTGTGGGCTCAAATTTAATAGAGCTACTTCTTAAAAAAACTAAATATAAAATTTTAAGCATTGATAATTATTCAAGTGGTTTAAAAAAAAATCATATTAAAAATAAAAGATTAAAATATATAAAAGGGCATACCAAAAATATTACAAAGCTTCTGGCCTCTAAAAAAAAAAAAATTAAAGTTATTTTTCACTTTGGAGAATTTGCTCGAATATATCAAAGTTTTTTAAAAATGAATGAGTGTATTGATGCTAATTCTGTTGGATCAAATGAAGTTTTTAACTTCTGTTTTTTAAATAAAATTAAACTTATCTATTCTGCAACATCTGCTAGTATTGGAAATAATGGTGAAGATAAAAATCTTTCACCTTATGCCTTCACAAAATCAAAAAATTTAGAATTATTAGAAAATTTAAAAAAATGGTTTGGTTTTAAATTTGAAATAATTTATTTCTACAATGTCTATGGCCCAAATCAAATTGAAAATGGTGAAATGGCAACAGTTATAGGGATATTTGAAAATCAATATAATAATAATAAATATTTAACAGTTGTAAAGCCTGGGTCTCAAACTCGAAGATTCACCCATATTAAAGACACTGTTGATGCATGCTATTTAGCATTTAAAAGAAATAAAAATAGACATTACAGTATATCCCACAAAAAAAGTTACTCAATTTTGGAAGTAGCCAAAATGTTTACTCATAAAATTAAATTTATACCAGCGAGACCAGGAGAAAGGTTTGCATCAGCTTTAACTAATATGAACCTGTCAAATAAAGTTTATAAACTGTATGGAAAAATTAACTTAAAAAACTACATAAAATCACTTAAAAATAAATAA
- a CDS encoding MraY family glycosyltransferase, whose protein sequence is MFFKFFIFNFCLFFIFYFIISFFAKELKLIDYPNSEKTHKNPTPAIGGVIFLLLYISIFFQYLIFDELNYFHSKLVVASLLIFFIGYYDDLKDNNPYLKTFFFISVIFIFLFFNQEILIKKILISFIDVTYVLNNFFSYIFTILCFWLLMNSFNLTDGFNGVALSLAIIFFTSLITLFDLSEVDHFFIINIIFFLVIILIFNLFGKLFLGNNGAYLISFILAVYLIKFYNLKIINEKFFTDKIFLILMIPGLDMLRLFLERLKMKKNPLKRDKNHLHHNLKKIVPEKYVFLLYGLLVLIPIILDQVFNNITIPLIIIFFIIYLFLINRLRKLS, encoded by the coding sequence ATGTTTTTTAAATTTTTTATTTTCAATTTTTGTCTTTTTTTTATTTTCTATTTTATTATTAGTTTTTTTGCTAAAGAACTTAAGTTAATAGATTATCCTAATTCTGAAAAGACACACAAAAACCCAACACCAGCCATTGGTGGTGTAATTTTTTTATTGTTATATATAAGTATTTTTTTTCAATATCTTATATTTGATGAATTAAACTATTTTCATAGCAAATTAGTAGTGGCCTCACTTTTAATTTTCTTTATAGGATACTATGATGATTTAAAAGATAATAATCCTTATCTTAAAACATTTTTTTTTATATCAGTAATATTCATTTTTTTATTTTTTAATCAAGAGATTTTAATCAAAAAAATTCTTATTTCTTTTATCGATGTAACTTATGTATTAAATAATTTTTTTTCATACATTTTTACAATATTATGCTTTTGGTTATTAATGAATTCCTTCAATTTAACAGATGGCTTTAATGGTGTAGCTTTATCTCTGGCTATTATTTTCTTTACTTCACTAATAACACTATTTGATTTAAGTGAAGTAGATCATTTTTTTATAATAAATATTATTTTTTTTCTTGTTATAATATTAATATTTAATTTATTTGGAAAATTATTTTTAGGAAACAATGGTGCTTATCTAATTTCTTTTATTTTAGCTGTTTATCTAATAAAATTTTATAATCTTAAAATAATTAATGAAAAATTTTTTACAGATAAAATATTTTTAATTCTTATGATACCTGGGTTAGATATGCTTAGATTATTTCTTGAGCGATTGAAAATGAAAAAAAACCCATTAAAAAGAGATAAAAATCACCTGCACCACAATCTTAAAAAAATAGTTCCTGAAAAATATGTTTTTCTTTTATACGGTCTACTTGTGTTAATACCAATCATTTTAGATCAAGTTTTTAATAACATTACAATACCATTAATCATAATTTTTTTTATAATTTATTTATTTTTAATTAATAGATTAAGAAAACTTAGTTAG
- a CDS encoding aa3-type cytochrome c oxidase subunit IV, which yields MDNQDHKNTWNNFTKFVLWGTVAVIGVLVLMAIFLL from the coding sequence ATGGACAATCAAGACCATAAGAATACCTGGAATAACTTCACAAAGTTTGTGTTGTGGGGAACTGTCGCTGTTATAGGTGTTTTAGTTTTAATGGCAATATTCTTGCTGTAG
- the galE gene encoding UDP-glucose 4-epimerase GalE, whose product MRKVLITGGAGYIGAATTQLFLKKNFLVFAVDNLSTGKNLLTHKNYLFIKSDYSSNHILNLLKKEKIQDVIHLAASIDNNESVLNPKKYYQNNFFKLIKFLENCKKAKIKNFIFSSSAAVYGEVKTFKPLAENFILTPSSPYGISKMKGEMLIRKKKYFNSIILRYFNVAGPTFDNKFRQNFKSYKHLLKKLNEINFSRNKNIFKINGKNYDTIDGTCVRDFVHVQDIANINYRSLISIKKILKNDYSLTLNCGSGKENSVLQIVKKFKIISKKNFKIIFTKPRIGDPPFLLSDNRLFKKKLGLKFFGINKIIKDLIK is encoded by the coding sequence ATGAGAAAAGTTTTAATTACAGGTGGCGCAGGGTACATTGGTGCCGCCACAACACAGCTTTTTTTAAAAAAGAATTTTTTAGTTTTTGCAGTGGACAATCTATCAACTGGAAAAAATTTACTTACACATAAAAATTATTTATTTATAAAATCTGATTATTCAAGTAATCATATTTTAAATTTATTAAAAAAAGAAAAAATTCAAGATGTGATACACCTTGCTGCATCTATAGATAATAATGAGTCTGTATTAAATCCTAAAAAATACTATCAAAATAATTTTTTTAAATTAATTAAATTTTTAGAAAATTGTAAAAAAGCTAAAATAAAAAATTTTATATTTTCATCCTCTGCAGCAGTTTATGGAGAGGTTAAAACCTTTAAACCACTAGCAGAAAATTTCATACTAACGCCCTCATCACCTTATGGGATCAGTAAAATGAAAGGTGAAATGTTGATAAGAAAAAAAAAATATTTTAATTCAATTATATTAAGATATTTTAATGTTGCTGGACCTACTTTTGACAATAAATTTCGTCAAAATTTTAAAAGTTACAAACACTTATTAAAAAAGCTTAATGAAATTAATTTTTCAAGAAATAAAAATATATTTAAAATCAATGGAAAAAATTATGATACAATTGATGGAACGTGTGTAAGGGACTTTGTTCATGTTCAGGATATTGCAAATATAAATTATCGTTCTCTTATATCTATAAAAAAAATTTTAAAAAATGATTATTCTTTAACTTTAAACTGTGGAAGTGGAAAAGAAAATAGTGTTTTGCAAATTGTTAAAAAATTTAAAATTATTAGTAAGAAAAATTTTAAAATAATCTTTACTAAACCAAGAATAGGAGACCCACCATTTTTATTAAGCGACAATAGACTTTTTAAAAAAAAATTAGGCCTAAAGTTTTTTGGTATTAATAAGATTATAAAAGATCTTATTAAATAA
- a CDS encoding GDP-L-fucose synthase family protein yields the protein MINRNSRIFITGHKGLVGSAIYRKLKAKGYTNLLIADRKKLDLTNQIKVIKFLKKKKPDFIFIAAAKVGGIYYNLKYKADFITENLQIQTNLIHGAYKCGIKDLIFLGSSCVYPKNCKQPIKETYLLSGKLEETNDAYAIAKIAGIKMCQSYNEQYKTKYKCLMPTNTYGPNDNYDKNNSHFIPALIKKIHKLKLSKKNTVILWGNGKAKREVIHVDDIAEACIFFMKKKTEHFLINIGTGKDYSIKYYLEFIAKVILGNKKIKIKYDKTKPNGSPRKVMDISLAKKYGWKSKMSLITSIRNTYKSFVRENF from the coding sequence ATGATTAATCGAAATTCAAGAATTTTTATTACAGGTCACAAAGGATTAGTTGGTAGCGCTATATATAGAAAATTAAAAGCTAAAGGTTACACTAATTTATTAATAGCCGACAGAAAAAAGCTAGATTTAACAAATCAAATAAAAGTAATTAAATTTTTAAAGAAAAAAAAACCTGATTTTATTTTTATTGCTGCCGCTAAGGTAGGAGGTATCTATTATAATTTAAAATATAAAGCAGATTTCATTACAGAAAACCTTCAAATACAAACTAATTTAATACATGGTGCTTACAAATGTGGAATTAAAGATCTAATTTTTTTAGGATCAAGTTGTGTTTACCCAAAAAATTGTAAACAACCAATAAAAGAAACTTATCTTTTATCTGGAAAGCTAGAAGAAACAAATGATGCATATGCAATTGCTAAAATTGCAGGCATTAAAATGTGTCAAAGTTACAATGAGCAATATAAGACAAAATATAAATGTTTAATGCCAACAAATACATATGGACCAAACGATAATTATGACAAAAATAACTCACATTTTATTCCAGCGCTAATAAAAAAAATACATAAATTAAAATTAAGCAAAAAAAACACAGTTATTCTATGGGGAAATGGAAAAGCAAAAAGAGAAGTAATTCATGTAGACGATATAGCTGAGGCATGTATATTTTTTATGAAAAAAAAAACCGAGCATTTTTTGATTAATATTGGTACTGGCAAAGATTATTCAATTAAATATTATTTAGAATTTATAGCAAAAGTTATTTTAGGTAATAAAAAAATAAAAATTAAATATGACAAAACAAAACCTAATGGATCACCAAGAAAAGTTATGGATATTTCTTTAGCAAAAAAATATGGATGGAAATCAAAGATGAGTTTAATTACTTCTATTAGAAATACCTACAAATCATTTGTAAGAGAGAATTTTTGA
- the ykgO gene encoding type B 50S ribosomal protein L36 — protein sequence MKIKSSLKSLKKRDLNSKLVRRRGRVYIINKTNPKFKARQK from the coding sequence ATGAAAATTAAAAGCTCGTTAAAATCATTAAAAAAAAGAGACCTTAATTCTAAGTTAGTTAGAAGAAGAGGAAGAGTTTACATAATTAATAAAACAAACCCAAAATTTAAAGCAAGACAGAAGTAG